GTCGTGTGGCAGATGGGTGACGGCGACTCCGTGACGTGCAATGGCCCAGGCACGCCCTACCAGGCTTCTGCGGGCATGGCCCAGTCACCCACCTGCGGACACGTGTATTCCAAGACGTCAGCCGGTGCCCAGGGCGGCAAGTTCCCGGTCACGGCGACCTCGACATGGACGATCGACTGGCAGGGCGGCGGAGCCGCCGGCCAGCTCACCGAGATCCGGCAAACCAACGCGCAGGTGGCGATCGGCGAGCTGCAGGTCGTCAGGTAACGCTGCCGGAAGGACAGAACGTTGAGCAAGACCCAAGAACGTGTAGACGCAGTCAGCTCGAACGGCGTGCCCCACCAGGGACGTGTCGCCGAGCCTGTTACTCCCCCGCGGGTGTCGGCCCGTCGTCGCCGACCAGGGGTCATCGCCCTGTCGCTGGCGCTGATCGCTGCCGGCGGGGCCGGGGTTGCCGTCCTGCTGCTGCAGGTCGGCAACCGCACCGAGGTGGTAACGGTGGTCCGTGACGTCCAGGTCGGCCAGGTCGTGACCGAAGACGACCTGGGCACCGCGAGCATCGCCCTGGACCCGGCCGTGAAGACGGTACGCGGCGATGACCTGGACTCGGTGGTGGGCAAGCAGGCCGCCGTGGAGCTCAAGCCCGGTTCCCTCCTCACCCCGTCACAGGTGACGAAGGATTCCCTGGTAAAGGCCGGAGAGCAACTGGTGCCGATCGGGCTTGAGCCCAAGCAGATCCCGGCCACCGCCCTGGTGCCGGGCCAGAAGGTACAGCTGGTCCACGTTCCGGCCCAGGGGGCGGCGGACACCGGCACAACGTCCGCTGCCCGGCCGGCAACCATCGACGGACGGGTCGTGAAGGCATCCGGCGCCGCCCCCGGCACCGGGATCGTGGTAGTCGACGTCGCCACCAGCGCGCAGGACGGACCCACCGCTGCCGCATGGGTGGCGTCCGGCACTCTGCGCCTGGTCCTCACCGCTGCGGACGGCAGCTGATGGCCGTGATCGCGTTGGCAGGCTGCAGTGGCGCGCCCGGCGTGACGACGAGCGCTCTCGCCCTGCTGCTGTCGTGGCCGCTGGAACCGGGCCGGCGGATGATCCTTGCCGAGTGCGACCCGGACGGCGGGGCCGTATTGCACGGTCTGCTGCAGGGCACTCTCGGCGACCGGTACGGGCTGCGCAACCTCTCCGTCGCCGCCCGCAAGGGCGAGTTCAGCGACGCCTTCTGGCGCCAGCTGATCCATCTGAGCGGCGAGGACGGCAAGAAGGAATCACTGCGCGACCGGCTGCTGCTGCCCGGCATCACCGATCCCGCGCAGGCGGCGAGCCTGGGCTCGGTCTGGAAGATCCTGGCGCAGATGTTTCGCGGCATCGACGCCCAGAGCGGCCATGACGTCCTGATCGACCTCGGCCGCCGCGGGGCGAACGGGCCGTCCGGCGTCCTGGCCGAGCAGGCCGACGCGGTGGTCGTCGTGGTCCGCAACACCCTGCGCTGCCTGCAGGCAGCCGAGGCCCGGGTGCGCACACTGGAAGAGCAGGTCGGCGACGTCAGCGTGCTGATGATCAACGAGGGGCCGTATCCCGCGGGCGAGATCCAGCGCGTTCTGCAGGTACCGGTGCTGGCCACCCTGCCGTACGCGCCGAAGGACGCCTTCGTGCTGTCCGACGGCGCCGAACAGCCGCGCCACTTCACGAAGTCGCCGCTCATGAAAGCCGCCCGCACGGCCAGCACCCTGCTGGTTCAGCGGGCCGCTCTACGCCGCGCCCGCCTCGATCCGCGCAGCGCGTTCACCGCAGGCGGGGAGGTGACTCGTGCGCGGTAAGCCTTTGCACCCCGATCCCACCGTGGCCCCTTCGCCCGGCCACCCTCAGCCTGCCCGGCCTCGCCCGGCAAACGGGACGGCCGCCGGTGCCGCCTCGGGTACGCGAGTGCTCGGCCATACTGCGCCTCAGGTCACCGTCGACTACAAGGTCGCCCGGCACATCGCCGGACAGGTCGCCAAGAGCCGCGAAGAACTGCTGAAGTCGACGCCCGGCATGGACCGGGCCAGCGAGGAGCAGCGCTGCCTGGAATGGATCAACGAGGCGGTCGCGGTCTGGTCGGACGCAGCGGCAATGACGCCCCAGGAAGACAGTGCACTGCGGCGTGCCGTCCATGACCAGCTTTTTCGGGCCGGGCGGCTCCAGCCGTACCTGGACGACGAGCGGGTCGAGGACATCATCATCCAGGGCCCGCACGAGGTGTGGCTCGACTACGGCGACGGCGAACGCCGCATGGTCGGGCCGATCGCGGACTCGGAGGAAGAACTGCTGGAGCTGCTGCGGGAGTTGGCCCGGGGTTCCGGGCACAACGAACGCACCATCTCCACCGCGAATCCCACCCTCGCCCTGTCCCTCCAGGACGGCTCGCGTCTCCAGGCCATCACCGGGCTGGGCCCGATGACCTACGCGGTCATCCGCCGTCACCGGGTCTCCCACGCCAATCTCGACGACCTCGTACGCCTGGGCACGATCGACCCGATCCTGCGGCAGTTCCTCGGCGCGTGCGTGCGCGCAGAGAAGAACATCATGATCGCGGGGAAGCAGAAGGCCGGGAAGACCACCCTGCTGCGGGCGATGCTCAAGGAGTTCGACCCGGAGTGCCGGTTCGCCACCATCCAGACCGAGGACGAACTCTTCGCCCACGCCAACGGCTACCACCGGCAGGTTGTCTCCCTGGTGGGCCGCGAGTCCAACGGCGAGAAGGACGTCACCGGCCGCAGCGCCGGCGAGGTCACGCTCCTGGACCTGATGCATCCCGCGTTGCGGATGTCGCTGGAGCGGATCGTGGTCGGCGAGGTCCGCGGCCCCGAAGTCGTCGCCATGATGCAGGCGCTGACGAACGGGTCGGGCGGCAACCTGTGCACGATCCACGCGCGTCGCCCCGACATCATCTTCGACCGGATCGCCGAGCTGTACGCGCTCGCCCAGGACAACCTGTCCGAGCAGCTCGCCTACCGGCAGACCGCCAACGGCCTCGACTTCATCGTGTACGTCGACATGACGGACGAGACGCAGATCGGCGGCCGACGCCACCGCTATGTCTCCCACATCCTGGAACTGACCGGGATCGGCGAGAACGGCCGCCCGGCCACGAACACGATCTTCTCCCCCGGAGCCGAGTTCGGGGACCTGCGGGCGGTACCTCGGATGGACCCGGGCTGCATCGACGACCTGCGCCGCGTCGGCTTCGACTCCTCCCTGCTGCAGCATCCCTACGGGGCCTGGCAGGAGCCGCTGCCGCTGATGGTGGGGGTCAGCCGATGATCCTACTGTTGGGGCTGCTGAGCGGCATGGCAGCAATCGGCGGACTGATCGGCGTTGTTGCGGGTCTCGTGGGTACGACGGCGCCGCGCCGGGCGCCGCTGCGACAGCGCTGGCAGGCCCTGCGCACCAGGACGGAGCAGAGCGAGGATGTCCGGCTGCGCCGGCGGACCCTCGCGGCTGTGGCGGTCGTGGTGTTCGTGGCCGTATGGCTGGTCTCGGGCAATTTCGTCGGAGGCGTACTGATCGGGGCGGCCGTGATCGGGGTGCCCTGGCTGATCACCCCCGCGCGGATGGCGCAGGACCGCATCGGTCAGCTGGAAGCCTTGAGTGAGTGGACCCAGCGGCTGGCCGGTCTGCTGCGGCTGGGCATGGGCCTGGAACAGGCGATGATCACCAGCCGTCAGGGTGCACCGGAGGAACTCGCCCCGCAGATCGTCACCCTGTCCGACCGGCTGCGGCTGGGCTGGCGGCCGGAAGGGGCGCTCCGCGCTTTCGCCGAAGAACTGGACGACGTCACCGCGGACAAGGTGGTGGCCGCGCTCACTTTGTCGGTCAACGACCGCGGGCCGGGCCTGGCCCAGGCGCTGGAGGATCTGGCGGGCACGGTCCGCGACGAAGTCGCGCGCAAGCGGTCGATCGAGGCGGACCGGGCGAAGCCGCGCACCACCGTGCGGTGGATGACCGTCATGACCGTGGGCATCGTGGTCGCCGGGTTCTTCGTGCCGTCCTACACGAAGCCCTACGCGACGCTGCTCGGACAGCTGGTGCTCGCCTTCCTGACGGCCGGCTTCATCGGGGTGCTCGCCCTGATGCGGCAGCTGGGCAACTTCCGCCGTATCCCGCGCTTTTTGATCACCGACCCGGCCAGCACCGTCCGTCTGCCCGCCCCCGCAGCGGAGGCGGACGTGCCGGTCACCGGCCGTGAGCCGGAAGGAATCCCCTCGTGAACCTGCTTCCCGTCGTCCTGACCGGCGGCACGGTAGGCGCCGGTCTCGCCTTGCTGGTGCGGGAACTCCTGCGTCCGCAGCCCGCGTTGGGACCGGCCCTCGCGCGCAGCGCTCCGGCCGCCTTGGCGCTCCCCGAACCGGAGCTGGACCGTGAGGAGGCGTGGGGACGGTGGCTGCTGGCCCGCCTCGAGCGCCTGCCCGGCGTGCGGATCCCCACCATCAACCTGGCCGTGCTCGGACAGCAGCCGGGCCAGTTCATGCTGAAGAAGACCGCGCTCGCCGGTCTTGGCCTGCTCTGCCCGGTGATCGCAACGATTCCATGGATCATCGCGGGCGTCTCCCTGCCGTTCTACCTGCCCGCCGGCGTCGGACTCCTCATCGCCGGCCTGTTGTTCATCACACCGGATCTCGCGGTGCGGGACCAGGCCAAGCGGGCGCGGGAGGAGTTCGCACACGCCCTGTCCGCCTACCTCGACCTGGTCGCACTCAAGCGGGCCGCCGACGCCGGCCCAGCCGAGGCGCTGGAGAAAGCCGCCGAGGTCGGCCAGGGCTGGCCCTTCCTCTACCTGCAAGGCGCCCTGCGCCGGGCCCGGATGGAGAAGATCCCGCCCTACCAGGCACTCAATGAGCTCGCCGCCGAGTACGACCTGCCCGTCCTGGACGACGTCGCCGACATCATGCGCGGCTCGGCCACCGACGGCGCCGCCGTCTACAAGGCACTGCGCGCCCGTACCGCCGCGCTCAACGCGGAGCTGCTGGCCGGTCAGGCCGCGGAGGCGAACGCCGCCAGCGAGAAGATGACCGCCCCCGGCGCCCTGTTGGCCGTGCTGGTGATGCTGCTGATGGCTTTCCCCGCGGTCATCCGCATGCTCACCGTCTAAGACCATACCGATTCGCTGAATCTCTGAAGGCGCAAGGAGCCCAGATTATGAACCACACCGCAGCCCGCACCTACCGTGCAGTGCACTGGCTGACCACACGTCTGCAGGAGAGCCTGGAGGAGGCCAGGAGCCGTCCGGACCGCGGCGACATCAGCACCACCACCGTCATCATCTGGGTGGCTGCCGTCACCGGCGCCGTCCTGATCGCCGGAACCATCGCTGTCGTGATCGCCAAGTACAACGGCCAGCTCAACGGACTGTGATGTCCCGTCCCGAGCGGCTGAAGAACTGGTGGGAGGGGCGAAGATGGCACGACGACCGCGGCGACACCTCCATCCAGATGGCGATCGTCTTCCCGTTCGTCCTGCTCGCCACGGTGGCCGTCATCCAGGCCTCCATGTGGTACTACGCACGGCAGATCGCTTTGACCGCTGCCCGCGAGGGCCTCACCGCAGCCCGTGCCTACGAGTCGAGCCCGGCCACCGGTGCGGCCCGGGCACGGGACGTGCTGGGACGTGTCGCGGGTGACAGCCTGCGCGGCTACAGCGTCACTGCCGGCAGCGACGGGCAGCGGGTGCGGGTGCAGGTTTCCGGCACGTCCCTGTCGATGATCCCGGGTGTCGGTGGCCTGCAGGTCACTCAGTCGGCGTCCGGACCGGTGGAGCGCTGGACGGTGCCGGGAGGGTGAACCACATGCGATACAGAGCCCGTTGGGCGCGCAGAGGGCGCAGTGATGAAGGGAGTGCCGCGATCGAGGCGGCCATCGTCCTACCATCGCTGATCATGTTCCTGTGTCTGGCGATCGCCGGCGGACGCCTCGTCACCTCCGGGTCGAAGATCGACGCAGCAGCCGAGGACGCTGCCAGGGAGGCGTCCATTCACCGCACCGCGAGTGCCGCCCAGGGCGGCGCGCAGGCGGCGGCCGCCGAGTCCCTCAACGACCAGGGCATCAAGTGCGCCTCGACCAGCGTCACCATCGACACGGGCGGTCTCAGCGTGCCGGTGGGCCAAGTCGGCACCGTGACCGTGACCGTGAACTGCACGGTCAACCTTTCAGACTTGCTGCTGCCGGGTGTGCCGGGGTCCCGGACGCTCACGTCGACGGCCGTCTCGGTGGTGGATCAGTACCGGCAGCGAGGTGACTGATGATCTTTCGCCAGATGAGGCTGAGCCGGGCTCAGTGCGATGACCGGGGAGGTGTCACCGTGTTCGTCGCCGTGTGCGTCATCGGTCTGATCGGCATCATCGGCATCGCCGTCGACGGCGGCAGCAAGATGCGCGCCACCGAACGCGCCGACTACATCGCCGGTGAAGCCGCCCGGGCGGGCGGACAGGCTATCGACCCTGCCGAGGCGATCAGCGGCAATGCGATCGTCGTGGATCCGCAGGACGCCCAGGCCGCCGCTCAGGCCTACTTGCGCTCCGTCGGCGCCACCGGCACGGTCAGCGTGTCCGGCGGCGGGAAGACCCTCACCGTGAACGTCACCGGCTCGTACGACACCAAGTTCTTGTCGGTCGTTGGGATCGGCTCGTTGTCGGTGACCGGCCATGGCAAGGCCATTCTCCTCCATGGCGTCACCGCTCCCGAAGGAAACTGATGCGCACCACCCCCTCCCCCGCTGCAGCGTCCGGCCGCGCCCTGGGCCGCCTCGTCAAAGCGCTCGTGAGCCTGCTGGCCCTGGCCGCCGCGGTCGCCGGGCTGCCGATACTGCTCGCCTGGGTCACCCCGGTCATCTGGTCGGCCAGCAGCGACGATCTCGCTCACCTGCTGGACCGGCAGGACACCGGTGGAGCGTTTTTGCTGCTGCTCCTCGCGGTGGGCTGGATCGGGTGGGCGCAGTTCGCGTTCTGCGCCGTACGCGAGCTGATCGCGCAGTTGCGGGGCCGGACCTGGCATGTCCCGCGAGGGATGGGCTCCTCCCAGCGCGCTGCGGCTCTCCTGATCGGCAGCATCCTGGTGCTGCTGCCCACGAGTTCAGCTCTGGCCTCCGATGCCCAGGCCGCCCCGGCCACCTCGGCGGCCTCCATTCCCGGACAGGCCCAGCCCTCGCAATCAGCCGAGACCCAACCGGCCCCGACGTCCACGTCCGCCATGAGCACCACAGGCTCCCGCGCGTCGTACACGGTGCGCGAGACACGCCCCGCTGAAAGCCTGTGGGGCATCGCCGAGCGAGAGCTGGGCGACGGCGAGCAGTGGCAGGAGATCGCCTCTCTGAACGAGGGCCGCGTCATGCCCGACGGCCAGGTCTTCCGCGCCAACAGCTTTCTCCAGCCGGGCTGGCAGTTGCAGATGCCCGAGAGCGGCATCCCGGACGGAGGTGTCCATACGCAGCTGGCAGAGAGTACCCCCGCCGCGTCCGAGAAGGGCCAGCACGTCGTCAGGGTGCACTCAGGCGACTACCTGTCAAAGATCGCGGAGAAGGAACTCGGTGACGGCAACGAGTGGCCCAAGCTGTTCGAGGCCAGTAAGGGCAAACCGCAGCCGCACGGTCTGCCGGAGATCACCGACCCGGACATGATTTTCACCGGGCAGCAGGTCACCATGCCCGGTTCCCAGACTGATCGACCCACTTCGCCGCAGGACAGCCATGGCGGCGACAAGGCGGGTGGCCAAGAGACCGATCCCCCGGCTTCCCAGACACCCGGTGGCGAGCAGACGCCGGACAACAGCTCGGGGGATGCGCAGCCGCCGGGCCAGAGCATCGCGCCCGGGCCTTTGCCGTCGGCTCCCAGCACGCCGAGCAGCCGGCCAGCCGAACAGCCCCCGGATTCTCCCGCAGCGCCGCAGCACAACAGCGCCTCCGCTTCTGCCGCATCACCATCGGCGCCAGCGTCAGCCACGGCAGACGGCCCGCTGTCCCTGAAGACGGTGGCGGGTGCGGGTGCGCTGCTGGCCGCCGCCATCACCGGTGCTCTCGCTGTCCGCCGGATGCTGCAGCGCCGCCGCCGCAAGCCGGGCGAGAAGATCGCCATCGCGGCGGAGACCTCCCCGGCCGAGGCGCAGTTGGCGACGGCCGCGGACCCGGGCGCCGCCACCCGCCTGGATGTGGCCCTGCGGACGATGGCCCACCAGGCTGTTCAACAGGAGAACGCCCCGGTCCTGCCGGGGATCCGGGCCGCACAGATCGGTGCCCGCACGCTGGAGGTGCTGCCCGAGGACCTGGCCCAGGAGCCGCAGGCGCCCTTCGTCGCCGGGAAGGCCGGCTGGTGGGTCCTGGCCGCCGACGCAGCCCTGTTGGACGAAGAGGCCGCCCGCGACGTTACGGCGCCGTACCCCGGGCTGGTCACGGTGGGCAGCACCGATGGGGGTGACCTTCTGCTGCTCAACCTTGCCCGGGTACCCGCCCTTCTGCTGGACGGCAATCCGCTCCACATCACCGAGGTGTGCACGTCGCTCGCCCTGGAGCTCGGGATGAGCCCCTGGGCAGGCGAAGTCGAGGTCGTGGCAGTGGGGTTCGGTGAGGACCTGCCGCACCTCCTGCCCACTGCACGGATCGCCCACATGCGGCAGGCCCGGCACGCGCTGCGCGACTTGAGCCAACGGCTGCTGGAAGCTCACCAACTGCCCGAGACCCGTCATCAGCCCTACCTGCTGCTGTGCGCATCGTCGCTGGACCCAGATATCGCCTGGGAATTCGCCGATGTCATCGACAAGGCCGGAGTCGTCCCCGTCACCCTCATCGCCCCGGCAAGCACGGCCGCCGCGCACTTCCCGGAGGCGGAGATCCTCAACGCCTCCGTCAGCGACCCTCAGCATCTCGACTCGGCCGGCACCGACATCACGGTGCAGCGCCTGGACCACGCCTCATACCTTCAGATCACCACCGCGCTGATGGTGTCCTCCCAGCCGGCACACCCGGCGGATGGCCCGTGGGAGAACGTCCCGGACGAGCCCGGCCGGGTGCAGCATCCCGAGCCTGAGGAATCCGCCGCACCCGCGGCCGGTACGGACACGATGTCTTCGCCGGCCGCGGATACGGGCGGCAAGGCCTTCCCCGCCCTGCTTGCCGCCGCCATCGATCTATCCGATCTGCGTCTGCTGCCCGCCACCGTTCCGTCCTTTCAGGCCGCGCAGAACCCCGGGCCGGTCACCGATGCCCCTCCGGCGCCGGCCTCACAGGGGCGGGAAGACGAACACGCCGCCGGCGAGCCTGCCGTCGAAGACGGTCCGGAGCCCGAGGCAGACGCGGACGGGACTCATGACCTGCACGCCCCGGAGATCCGAGTTCTGGGCCGCGTCCAGGTGGACGGCGTGGACAACACCGGCCACGGCCCCCGGATGGCGCAACTCGCTGCGCTGTTGTTCTTCCGGGCCGGGCGAAGCGCGGATGCCCTGTGCTTCGACATGGATCCCACCAGCCCCTGGTCGACGAGCACCCTCAACGCCCGGCTGCAGGGCCTGCGCCGTTCCCTGGGCAGCGACCCCGCCGGCAATCCCTACGTGCCGCGCCGCAGCTCCGGTGAGGACCCCTACCGGCTCTCCCCTGGTGTGCGCTGCGACTGGACCCGTTTCCTGCGCCTCGTCGAACGCGCGCTGCCCCACGGACCGGCCGGTCTGCCCGACTTGGAGAAGGCGCTCACCCTGGTGCGGGGCAAGCCGTTCGGGGGCAAGCCCCTGGCGTGGGCCGAGCCTCTCCGACAGGAGATGGTCACGCGGACCATCGACGTGACGCACACGGTGGCCACCTACCGCACTCCTGCGGGAGCGCACCACGACCTCAGCGCGGCGCGGCGGGCCGTCGCGACCGGTCTCGACGTCGATGACACAGCGGAGCTGCTGTACCGGGACTGGATGCGGATCGAGCACGCGGCCGGAAACCGGCAAGGTCTGCATACCGCCATCACGCGGGTCCAACACATCAACCGGTCCCTGGACTGCTCCCTGGAGACGACGACCGAGCACCTCATCAACCAGCTCCTCGGATCAGCTCCTCCCCCACCAGGTGAGAACACATGAGCGCCACCGAGCTCACGAAGGACACCGCACCGAAACCCCACCGGCCGTCCAGACCGAGCGGGCCGCTCCCACCACATCCCGCCCCCGGATCCGGATCCGGACCGCTTCCGCCCGCGCCCCCAGCCGGAGCCACGGCGGAACTCGTCCCTACCGCGCACCGGGTTCTCATCGGCGTGGTCGTCGCCGGTGCGGTGGTCATCGCCGGGATCGGCTTCGCGGGTTCGTACGCCGCCGTCCGTGAACTGGCCCTCAAGAAGGGCTTCGGGAACTTCAGCTACGTCTTCCCGATCGGCATCGACGCGGGTATCTGCGTCCTGCTCGCCCTGGACCTCCTCCTCACCTGGATCCGGATCCCGTTCCCGCTGCTGCGCCAGACGGCGTGGCTGCTGACCATGGCGACGATCGCGTTCAACGGCGCGGCAGCCTGGCCCGACCCGCTGGGCGTGGGCATGCACGCCGTCATCCCCATCCTGTTCGTGGTCTCCGTGGAGGCGGCCCGGCACGCGATCGGCCGGATGGCGGACATCACCGCCGACAAGCACATGGAAGGCGTCCGCCTCACCCGCTGGCTCCTGTCCCCCCTCCCCACGTTCCTCCTCTGGCGCCGGATGAAGCTGTGGGAGCTGCGCTCCTACGAGCAGGTCATCAAACTGGAGCAGGAACGTCTCGTCTACCAGGCCCGCCTGCACGCCCGCTTCGGCCGGGCCTGGCGGCGCAAGGCCCCGGTCGAGTCCCTGATGCCCCTGCGCCTCGCCCGCTACGGCGTCCCCCTCGCGGAGACAGCCCCCTCGGGCCTCGCAGCCGCGGGCATCGACGCAGCACCTGTGCCCCCGGCACCGGCTCCCGCCCCGAACGCTGCCGCGCCACCGGTCGAGCAGCATCTCACGGGCGAGTCCAATCAACCGCAGGCACAAACACCGGCACGGATGCAGGAAGTCCCGCAGGACAACAACCCGTGGTTCGCCGCGGACGCATCGCCCCAGGACATCGTGTACCCGGACGGGTACGACCCCACATCTGATCCCGGCCAGGAACAGATGTGGGCCCAGTACGGGGCCGGGCAGCCCCAGACATACCAGCGACAGCAGCACGCGGTGCGGGAAGGGACGTACCGACAGCCGGCGTCCGAACCGTACGAAGAACAGCACACCTACGACGTGCAGGGGGCACTCAACGCGGAGGACACCGGCACCCGTCCCACCACGTCCGGCCCGAACCGTACCCGTCAGCTCGGCGAAGGCGGCGGCACGTCAGTTGCGGAGCCCGATGAGATCACCGCGGACTCCCGGAAACACACGTCCGCCGACACCGAGACGCCGACCGCGAAGGACGGCGACGCCCCCAGCACCGAAGCGCCCTCGAAGGCGTTCCCCCACCAGACCCACTCCCCACCAGAACCCGCCCGCACTCCAACGCATACCGCACTACACGGCAAAAGACTGAAAACAGACACCGCCAGAGATCGGCCGGCACCCGCACAAAAAGCAGCCGCAGGACAAACCCTGACCACCGTCGACCGCTACTACCTCGCGTGGACGGAATACCTCGAGCACAACGGCAACGAACCCACCGGCGAACAACTATCCGCCTTCCTCGCCAACAAAAGCATCAACATCCCCAGTGGCACGCCCGTCAGCCCCTCCACCCTGCGCCGCTACTACGTCGCCTTCCGCATCTACCGCACATGGGCCAACCACCGAAAACACGCCCACACCCCCACACCCGAAGCCGTGGCACGGGACTGCACAGAACACGGAATCACCGCCCAGTACAACAAACCCATCACCCCCCACCACATCACCCGACACGCCACAGACTTCGAACGCCGCTGGCACACCCTCGCCCACGACCACACTCCGCCATCAATGCCATAGCGGACGTTCTCGCCGTGCCCGCCGCATAACCGCTTCCCACGAGAAATACGGAAACCCGCCCCCAGCACAGCCGCTTGCATACCGCCCGGCCGACGCACGGAAGGTCAGGAAGCCGCCGACGACACCTCACCCCGGCCCGCCCTCGGGGAACACCCCGCCCCGCCCGTCCTGCACCGTGTCAGGCGGACCCGGCTCGCGTTCAGAGTGTCGCGGACAGTCTCCGTCGAGATGCAGCGGACCACGCGCTGGCAACGCGGAGAAAAGGTCGAACCGCCTATGGGAGCAGTCGGGTTGTCCCACTGGCAGGCCACCTTCATATATCCCCGGGGGATCTATCATGATTTAGATGTTTTTAGGCCCTTTAGCCTAGTGGCTTTTTGTTGGGCTGTTCGGCCTGTACCCGTCCGGCGGTAAGGCGGCCGTCGAAGAGCTGGTCGAACTCGTTGAGGGCGGCCTTCCACTTGTTGTTCCAGCGTTTGCGTCCGCGGCCGGAGGGGTCGAGGGCGAGGGTGGCCAGGTAGATCCTCTTGAGCGCTGCCTGTTCGTTGGGGAAATATCCGCAGGCGGTGGCAGCTCTGCGGTAGCGGGCGTTGAGGGACTCGATG
The genomic region above belongs to Streptomyces sp. B21-083 and contains:
- a CDS encoding SAF domain-containing protein, which gives rise to MSKTQERVDAVSSNGVPHQGRVAEPVTPPRVSARRRRPGVIALSLALIAAGGAGVAVLLLQVGNRTEVVTVVRDVQVGQVVTEDDLGTASIALDPAVKTVRGDDLDSVVGKQAAVELKPGSLLTPSQVTKDSLVKAGEQLVPIGLEPKQIPATALVPGQKVQLVHVPAQGAADTGTTSAARPATIDGRVVKASGAAPGTGIVVVDVATSAQDGPTAAAWVASGTLRLVLTAADGS
- a CDS encoding CpaF family protein, with product MRGKPLHPDPTVAPSPGHPQPARPRPANGTAAGAASGTRVLGHTAPQVTVDYKVARHIAGQVAKSREELLKSTPGMDRASEEQRCLEWINEAVAVWSDAAAMTPQEDSALRRAVHDQLFRAGRLQPYLDDERVEDIIIQGPHEVWLDYGDGERRMVGPIADSEEELLELLRELARGSGHNERTISTANPTLALSLQDGSRLQAITGLGPMTYAVIRRHRVSHANLDDLVRLGTIDPILRQFLGACVRAEKNIMIAGKQKAGKTTLLRAMLKEFDPECRFATIQTEDELFAHANGYHRQVVSLVGRESNGEKDVTGRSAGEVTLLDLMHPALRMSLERIVVGEVRGPEVVAMMQALTNGSGGNLCTIHARRPDIIFDRIAELYALAQDNLSEQLAYRQTANGLDFIVYVDMTDETQIGGRRHRYVSHILELTGIGENGRPATNTIFSPGAEFGDLRAVPRMDPGCIDDLRRVGFDSSLLQHPYGAWQEPLPLMVGVSR
- a CDS encoding type II secretion system F family protein; translated protein: MILLLGLLSGMAAIGGLIGVVAGLVGTTAPRRAPLRQRWQALRTRTEQSEDVRLRRRTLAAVAVVVFVAVWLVSGNFVGGVLIGAAVIGVPWLITPARMAQDRIGQLEALSEWTQRLAGLLRLGMGLEQAMITSRQGAPEELAPQIVTLSDRLRLGWRPEGALRAFAEELDDVTADKVVAALTLSVNDRGPGLAQALEDLAGTVRDEVARKRSIEADRAKPRTTVRWMTVMTVGIVVAGFFVPSYTKPYATLLGQLVLAFLTAGFIGVLALMRQLGNFRRIPRFLITDPASTVRLPAPAAEADVPVTGREPEGIPS
- a CDS encoding type II secretion system F family protein, which translates into the protein MNLLPVVLTGGTVGAGLALLVRELLRPQPALGPALARSAPAALALPEPELDREEAWGRWLLARLERLPGVRIPTINLAVLGQQPGQFMLKKTALAGLGLLCPVIATIPWIIAGVSLPFYLPAGVGLLIAGLLFITPDLAVRDQAKRAREEFAHALSAYLDLVALKRAADAGPAEALEKAAEVGQGWPFLYLQGALRRARMEKIPPYQALNELAAEYDLPVLDDVADIMRGSATDGAAVYKALRARTAALNAELLAGQAAEANAASEKMTAPGALLAVLVMLLMAFPAVIRMLTV
- a CDS encoding TadE/TadG family type IV pilus assembly protein → MSRPERLKNWWEGRRWHDDRGDTSIQMAIVFPFVLLATVAVIQASMWYYARQIALTAAREGLTAARAYESSPATGAARARDVLGRVAGDSLRGYSVTAGSDGQRVRVQVSGTSLSMIPGVGGLQVTQSASGPVERWTVPGG
- a CDS encoding TadE family protein; this translates as MRYRARWARRGRSDEGSAAIEAAIVLPSLIMFLCLAIAGGRLVTSGSKIDAAAEDAAREASIHRTASAAQGGAQAAAAESLNDQGIKCASTSVTIDTGGLSVPVGQVGTVTVTVNCTVNLSDLLLPGVPGSRTLTSTAVSVVDQYRQRGD
- a CDS encoding pilus assembly protein TadG-related protein is translated as MIFRQMRLSRAQCDDRGGVTVFVAVCVIGLIGIIGIAVDGGSKMRATERADYIAGEAARAGGQAIDPAEAISGNAIVVDPQDAQAAAQAYLRSVGATGTVSVSGGGKTLTVNVTGSYDTKFLSVVGIGSLSVTGHGKAILLHGVTAPEGN